The genomic interval ACTTGGCGCTCCTGCAATTACAAATTGATAGTCCTTAAAATCATCAACCAAAGAAAGCATTACAGATAACATTTTTGTAATTTCTTGCTTTCTACTTCCTGGCAATAAAGCAATAATTGGTTTATCGCTTAAATGATGTTCTGCTCTAAATTGTTGTTCATCAACTTGTTTTCTATCAGCTATTTCATCTAATAAAGGATGTCCAACAAAAGTAACTTTATAATCATGCTTTTTGTAAAATTTTTCTTCAAAAGGAAGAATTACAAACATGGCATCTACATCTCTTTTTATCTTTTTAATTCGCTTAGATCTACTTGCCCAAACTTGTGGAGAAATATAATAATTGGTTTTAAATCCTTGCTCTTTTGCCCATTTAGCAATTCGTAAATTAAAGCCCGAATTATCAATAAAAACAATCACATCAGGATTAAATTTTGCAATATCTTTTTTACAGAAAGAAATAAATGAAAGTATTTTTCTAAGATTAGAAATCACCTCAGCAAACCCCATAAAAGCACGTTCTTTATAATGACTCACTAAAGTTCCGCCAACAGATTTCATTAAATCTCCTCCCCAAAATCGAATGTCTGCTTGTGTATCTTTTTTATACAAAGCTTTCATTAAATTAGAACCATGTAAATCTCCAGATGCTTCTCCAGCAATGATATAATACTTCATAGGGTTAGAAGAATTTCAATACAAAAGTAAGTAAAGCTATTAAAATCACTGTCATTAACACACCTCTAGCTCTATAATCTTGCTTTTTTTTGATATAAATAAAGAATACAAATAAATTGGGTAATGCAGCTAAGGTTAATACTTGTCCGTATAAATCACCTTGTTTTATTAAATCGATGGTTTCATAAAAACCGTAACGAGAAAAATATTGTAAATACAGAAATAATCCTGCACAGGTTGCAAATATGGAGACTAATACACCTATTAAAACGTCCTTTTTTATAGATCCCAAGAGTTTAATTTTTGAATTGCATGATGCGCCGTCATATCAAACTGAACAGGAACCACGGAAACATAACCATTTTCCAATGCCCAAACATCGGTATCTTGTCCTTTATCTTTGTTTACAAACTCACCAGACAACCAATAATATTCTTTACCAAACGGACTTTTACGTTTATCAAAATCTTCTTTCCAATAGCCATTTGCTTGTCTACAGATTTTAATTCCTTTTATTTCTTCTTCTTTTAAATCTGGAACATTTACATTTAAAACAATACCTTCTGGCAAACCATTCAATAACGTATTTAAGGTAATCTTTTTCACAAATTCTTCTGAAGGTTTAAAATCTGCGTGCCATTTAAAATCTAATAAAGAAAATCCAATTGCTGGAATTCCTTCAATACCTGCTTCTACTGCAGCACTCATTGTACCTGAATAAATAACGTTTATTGAAGAATTTGACCCATGATTAATTCCTGAAACACATAAATCTGGCTTTTTATTCAGAATTTCACTTACCGCCATTTTTACACAATCTGCTGGTGTACCCGAACAGGTATATTCTAATTGCGGCCCATCATCTATAGTAATTGGGTTACAATGTAACACATTATCAACTGTAATTGCATGTCCCATACCGCTTTGCGGACTATCTGGCGCAACAACCACAACTTCACCAATTTTATTCATAATTTTAATTAAAGCTCGTATTCCTGGAGCAGTAATTCCATCATCATTCGTCACTAAAATTAAAGGTCTTTCTTGCATTTTTATAGATATAAACTTTTAAACAAATGTACTAGAAAATCGCGGAAGTTTATTTTAACATTTTGTAAAGATTAATCTTAGCTCTTTTTGTGTAACATTGTATTAGTAAAACTAAATTACTATGGCTCGCGTAATTACAAATCTTTTAATCTTAGCAATGTTAACTTTAACATCTATTTTAAAAGCGCAGGACACTCAAAAAAAACCTTGTTCAGAAATTGAATACAGTCAGTTTAATTTTTGGATTGGAGAATGGAATGTGTATGATACAAAAGATAAATTAATAGGCACTAGTAAAGTTTTAAAACAACATAACGCATGTGCGTTACAAGAAAACTGGACTTCTGCTTCTAGCTCAAGTAAAGGAACTAGTTATAGTTTTTACAAAAAAGGAGATACGACTTGGAATCAAGTTTGGGTAGACAATTCTGGAGGTTCTTTATTTTTAAAAGGAGAATTTACAGGAAATCAAATGATTTTATCTAGCGAATTTAAAGAAGGAAAAAACGGTGAATTTTGCGATAGAATTACTTGGACAAAAAAGTCTGATGGATCAGTAACACAGGTTTGGGATCGGGTAGCTACAGACGGTTCTGTAATACAACAAGCCTTTAAAGGAATATATAAAAAGAAAGAATAATAATTTTTGGCATTATTTTAGTAGTTTAGTATTCAAATTAACAAAAAGAATAAACGACAACAGTTTTATATGAAATTCAATTTTAAAAATACACTTATATTAATCGCATTTCTAACGATAAGTGCCCCACTATTTGCAAATAACAATCCTAAAGATAATGATCCTGAAAAAGATAAAGTTTTAGTTTCGGTACTAAATTACATGCTTTCTCGCGGACATTTTGTGGAAAAAAATATTGATGATGATTTTTCTGAACTCGTTTTTGATAGTTTTATTGATGGTTTAGATCCAAGTAAAAGATACTTTACGCAAGAAGACATTCAAGTTTTCTCTCAATATAAATATCAAATAGATAATCAATTAAAAGAAAGTGATATCAGTTTTTACAAATTGGTGTATGGACGTTTTACTGAACAAATAAAAACAGCAAAAAAATATTATGGAGATATCCTTTCAGATTCTTTTAACTACAAAAAGAAAGAAGAAATAGATTTAGATTATTCTGAAATTCCTTTTGCTTTAAATGAGAATGAATTAATTGATTATTGGCGTAAACAATTAAAATTACAAACGCTTGGAAAAATTCAAGAACGAGAAGAACAAGAAGCTGAAAAACTAAAAAAGAATAAAAAGTTTAAGAAAACTTCATTCAGAAAAATTGAAGCTGAAGCTAGAAAAGAGGTACTGAAAAACATGGAGGATTTATACATGCGCATTGAAGAATTAGAACATTCTGATTGGTTTTCTACATTTTTAAATAGTGTAGTTTCAGGTTTTGATCCCCATACTTCATACATGTCTCCTAGAATTAAAACTAGATTCGACCAAGAAATGTCTGGTAAATTAGAAGGAATTGGAGCACGTTTACAGAAAAAAGGAATCTACACTCATATTATAGAATTAGTTTCTGGAGGCCCTGCGTGGAAACAAGGTGAGTTGGAAGCTGGAGATATTATCCTAAAAGTTGCTCAAGCAGAAAAAGAACCCTTAGATATTGTTGGTATGCGTTTAGACGATGCTATTAAATTTATTAAAGGGAAAAAGGGGACAGAAGTAAGATTAACCGTTAAGAAAAAGTTAGACGGTTCTACCAAGATAATTTCTATCATTAGAGATGTGGTAGAATTAGAAGAAACTTTTGTTAAATCTACAGTTATTGAAAAAAACGGAAAAAAATATGGTCTAATAAATTTACCAAAATTCTATATCGATTTTAAAGACAATAACTACCGTGATTCTGCAAAAGACATGGAAACAGAAATTGAACGATTGAAAAAAGAAGGTGTAGAAGGTTTGTTAGTCGATTTAAGAAATAATGGTGGTGGCTCGTTAAAAACAGCCATAGAAATCTCTGGATTATTTATAAAAGAAGGTCCAGTTGTACAAGTAAAATACAGAGGAGAAAAACCGGTTATAGAAAATGACAGAGATGATAAAATTCAATGGGAAGGTCCTTTAGTAGTGATGGTAAATGAATTTTCTGCCTCAGCTTCAGAAATTTTTGCTGCTGCTATGCAAGATTATAAAAGAGCGGTAATTATCGGGGGAAATCAAACCTACGGTAAAGGAACTGTTCAAAAAGTATTGTCAATTAATCAATTTTATCCAAAATACGATAAAGACTTAGGGTTCTTAAAAATGACTGTTCAAAAATTCTATAGAATTAATGGCGGATCAACTCAAAAAGAAGGCGTGTATTCAGATATTGCCGTACCAAGCAGATATAGTTATATGGAGTTTGGCGAGCGTGATATGGATGGAGCTTTGTCTTGGGATAAAGTTGCTCAAGCAGATTATACGCAGACGAATTCTTACAATAACTTTGCAGATGTAGTGTATAACAGTAAAGATAGAGTGAATAAAAGTAAAGATTTTCAATTAATAAATAACTATGCCAAATGGTTAAAAGAAAATCAAGATGACACAACTTATTCTTTAAATTATAAGGAGTTTGTAAAAGAAAATAAAGATCAAAAAACACATGCAAAAAAGTTTAAAGATGTTTTTAAATTTAGCTCTAAGCTAAAATTTAATTCACCTAAATACGAATTACCCTTATTTAAGCAAGATACTATTTTAAAAGATAAAAGAGTGGCTTGGCATAAAAACTTATCTAAAGATATTTATGTAAACGAAGCTTTAAATGTGCTAAGTGAGCTTAAAATGAAAAAAGAAGTTGCTTTAGTTAAAAACTAACACTTACTTTAATAAATAATATAAACCCGATAGCTTTGATAAGGCTATCGGGTTTTTTACATTTGTAAGAGATGGATACACCAAAATCTCTTTGGCAATTAGCTTTTCAGAAATTTAAAAAAAATAAGGTTGGGCTTTTTAGCTTGTGGTTTATTTTTATATGTGGTTTTGTCGCACTTTTTTGTTACCCATTAGCTCCAGATAGTACGAATAATGCAAACCAGATGCATTTGGAAATTCATTCTAAAAATCCAGGTTTTTCTACCTTAATGCTTACATTTCCTTCAAAAGAAAAAAAAGAACAATCTTGGTTTCAGTTTTTACTGAATGGAACTCAAAATTCTGAAACAGAACTTCCTATAAAATCATATAAGACAGTACAGAATCAACTAGAGGTAATTGCCTATTCAGACGGATTGGCAAAACAATATCCTTTATCAACTTTTAATAATACACCAGAGAAATATATAGAACAGAGAACCTTTTATTTTGGTACGGATAAATTTGGAAGAGACTTATTAAGCAGATTATTAATTGGCACAAGAATTTCATTTTTTATCGGTTTTATCGCTGTATTTATTTCACTTTTAATTGGTGTTTTTATAGGTGCTATTGCTGGTTATTTTGGCGGTAAAATTGATGCGTTCATCATGTGGGTCATCAACATAACTTGGTCAATTCCAACATTATTACTCGTTATTGCTATCATCTTAGCATTAGGAAAAGGCTTTTGGCAAGTATTTATTGCTGTAGGGTTAACTATGTGGGTTGAAGTAGCAAGAATTGTACGTGGACAAGTAATTACCACAAAACAACAACAATATGTAGAAGCTGCAAAAGCGTTGGGATTTTCAGATTTTAGAATCATTTTTAAACATATTTTACCTAATATTTTAGCACCCGTAATTGTAATTGCTGCAGCTAATTTTGCAGGTGCTATTTTAATTGAAAGTGGCTTAAGTTTTTTAGGAATCGGTGCACAACCACCAACCCCATCTTGGGGCGCTATGATAAAAAATCATTATAATTATATTATTGTTGGTAAGCCTTATTTAGCGATTATTCCAGGACTGGCAATTATGAGTTTGGTAATGGCTTTTATGATGATTGGTAACGCGCTTAGAGATGCGCTAGATGTAAAAAATTAACATATGGAATTTTCAGTAGAATTTAAAACTCGATGGGCAGATTTTGATGTAAATAAACATATGCGGCACACCGCTTATAATGATTATGCCGCTGAGACTAGAATCCGTTATTTTAAAACTTGCAATGTAACTCTAGATGACTTTACAGAACATAATGTTGGCCCCATACTTTTTGAGGAGAACACCTCATTTAGAAAAGAAATTCATTTAGGAGAAAATATTACCTGTACCATTAAACTTGTTGGTGTTTCTAAAAATGCAGAACGATGGAAAATTAGAAACGAAATTTTTAATGAAGCTGGTAAATTAGCTGCCGTTATAAATGTATTTGGTGCTTGGTTAGACTTAACAAAAAGAAAGTTAACGACACCTCCAGAAAAATTTAAAAACATATTTACAGACATGCCAAAAACTGATGATTACAAAGACATCATCATTAAAAAATAATTTGTAAAAGTTTTAATATGAATTAGTTATAAAAAAATTACTAACTTTAACGTAATTATTAACTAATTAAAACTTAACAACATGTTTTCAAAAAACAATTTAATTTCTACAGTAGTTGCTACACTTTGGGCTTTTTTTGGCGGCTATTTACTTTGGGATATCATTGGAGGATCTTTATTAGAAAGTCATAAAGTGACTGCCGGTTTAATGAGAAGTACGCCAGATTATTTTCATTTAATTCTTGGATGCTTTATTGTAGCATTAGTATTTAGTATCGTTTATTCTAAATGGACTCGCGGGCAACACAGTATATCTCAAGGTGCAGAATTTGGATTATGGATTAGTATCCTTTTTGGTTTGGGTAATGGATTAATCGACTATTCTACTGCAAATATTTTAGACATAACTGGCACTTTAATAAATGCTGTTTTATTCGTTGTATATTATGTAATTATGGGAATCATTGTAAGCTTAGTTTATAATAAACTTTCTGGTGCTAAGGAGTGATTTTATAAAATG from Lutibacter sp. Hel_I_33_5 carries:
- the lpxB gene encoding lipid-A-disaccharide synthase — its product is MKYYIIAGEASGDLHGSNLMKALYKKDTQADIRFWGGDLMKSVGGTLVSHYKERAFMGFAEVISNLRKILSFISFCKKDIAKFNPDVIVFIDNSGFNLRIAKWAKEQGFKTNYYISPQVWASRSKRIKKIKRDVDAMFVILPFEEKFYKKHDYKVTFVGHPLLDEIADRKQVDEQQFRAEHHLSDKPIIALLPGSRKQEITKMLSVMLSLVDDFKDYQFVIAGAPSQSFEFYKQFIKDSDVKFINNKTYDLLSISNAALVTSGTATLETALFKVPQVVCYKGSTISYQIAKRIVTLKFISLVNLIMDKEVVKELIQGDFTAKNLKLELTKILDQNHRETLFEEYHDLEQKLGGRGASDKTASLIIKGLKNA
- the surE gene encoding 5'/3'-nucleotidase SurE: MQERPLILVTNDDGITAPGIRALIKIMNKIGEVVVVAPDSPQSGMGHAITVDNVLHCNPITIDDGPQLEYTCSGTPADCVKMAVSEILNKKPDLCVSGINHGSNSSINVIYSGTMSAAVEAGIEGIPAIGFSLLDFKWHADFKPSEEFVKKITLNTLLNGLPEGIVLNVNVPDLKEEEIKGIKICRQANGYWKEDFDKRKSPFGKEYYWLSGEFVNKDKGQDTDVWALENGYVSVVPVQFDMTAHHAIQKLNSWDL
- a CDS encoding carboxy terminal-processing peptidase — encoded protein: MKFNFKNTLILIAFLTISAPLFANNNPKDNDPEKDKVLVSVLNYMLSRGHFVEKNIDDDFSELVFDSFIDGLDPSKRYFTQEDIQVFSQYKYQIDNQLKESDISFYKLVYGRFTEQIKTAKKYYGDILSDSFNYKKKEEIDLDYSEIPFALNENELIDYWRKQLKLQTLGKIQEREEQEAEKLKKNKKFKKTSFRKIEAEARKEVLKNMEDLYMRIEELEHSDWFSTFLNSVVSGFDPHTSYMSPRIKTRFDQEMSGKLEGIGARLQKKGIYTHIIELVSGGPAWKQGELEAGDIILKVAQAEKEPLDIVGMRLDDAIKFIKGKKGTEVRLTVKKKLDGSTKIISIIRDVVELEETFVKSTVIEKNGKKYGLINLPKFYIDFKDNNYRDSAKDMETEIERLKKEGVEGLLVDLRNNGGGSLKTAIEISGLFIKEGPVVQVKYRGEKPVIENDRDDKIQWEGPLVVMVNEFSASASEIFAAAMQDYKRAVIIGGNQTYGKGTVQKVLSINQFYPKYDKDLGFLKMTVQKFYRINGGSTQKEGVYSDIAVPSRYSYMEFGERDMDGALSWDKVAQADYTQTNSYNNFADVVYNSKDRVNKSKDFQLINNYAKWLKENQDDTTYSLNYKEFVKENKDQKTHAKKFKDVFKFSSKLKFNSPKYELPLFKQDTILKDKRVAWHKNLSKDIYVNEALNVLSELKMKKEVALVKN
- a CDS encoding ABC transporter permease yields the protein MDTPKSLWQLAFQKFKKNKVGLFSLWFIFICGFVALFCYPLAPDSTNNANQMHLEIHSKNPGFSTLMLTFPSKEKKEQSWFQFLLNGTQNSETELPIKSYKTVQNQLEVIAYSDGLAKQYPLSTFNNTPEKYIEQRTFYFGTDKFGRDLLSRLLIGTRISFFIGFIAVFISLLIGVFIGAIAGYFGGKIDAFIMWVINITWSIPTLLLVIAIILALGKGFWQVFIAVGLTMWVEVARIVRGQVITTKQQQYVEAAKALGFSDFRIIFKHILPNILAPVIVIAAANFAGAILIESGLSFLGIGAQPPTPSWGAMIKNHYNYIIVGKPYLAIIPGLAIMSLVMAFMMIGNALRDALDVKN
- a CDS encoding thioesterase family protein, translating into MEFSVEFKTRWADFDVNKHMRHTAYNDYAAETRIRYFKTCNVTLDDFTEHNVGPILFEENTSFRKEIHLGENITCTIKLVGVSKNAERWKIRNEIFNEAGKLAAVINVFGAWLDLTKRKLTTPPEKFKNIFTDMPKTDDYKDIIIKK